In Candidatus Paceibacterota bacterium, the following proteins share a genomic window:
- a CDS encoding patatin-like phospholipase family protein: protein MASTYPKIGLALGSGGPRGLAHIGIMKVLLEHNIPIDYIAGASIGAMIGGFYAVNNDIDWVEKVIAANDWRKILSLYKPAFGKGLVSGTNVLKYIESHVGHVDFDELKTPLAIMATDIRKGEAVCIQKGRLSTAIRASTSVPVLFEPAEREGRLLADAGLSVPVPVDVAREMGAGFVIAVNLDADYFSGRPKSKGSLSLYEIADNSIMSLRQHLAHANTKTADFIIEPPVGKAEWKEFADAKKGIKEGEKYMRSKIPALMKALENFDRNAC from the coding sequence ATGGCCTCTACTTATCCCAAAATTGGACTCGCGCTCGGATCTGGCGGACCACGCGGCCTTGCGCATATTGGCATTATGAAAGTGCTGCTCGAGCACAATATTCCTATAGATTATATTGCGGGCGCAAGCATCGGCGCGATGATAGGTGGTTTTTATGCAGTGAATAATGACATTGATTGGGTGGAAAAAGTTATTGCAGCAAATGACTGGAGGAAAATTCTTTCCCTTTATAAGCCCGCATTCGGGAAGGGTCTTGTGAGTGGTACGAATGTGCTCAAGTATATAGAGTCACATGTTGGGCATGTTGATTTTGACGAGCTGAAGACTCCGCTTGCTATTATGGCGACGGACATCCGTAAGGGAGAAGCTGTGTGCATACAAAAAGGAAGACTTTCGACTGCAATCCGAGCGAGTACCTCGGTGCCCGTTCTCTTTGAGCCCGCAGAACGTGAGGGGAGGTTGCTTGCCGATGCTGGTCTTTCGGTGCCGGTTCCTGTTGACGTTGCACGCGAGATGGGTGCAGGGTTTGTTATTGCAGTTAATCTCGACGCTGACTATTTTTCTGGACGACCGAAGTCAAAGGGATCACTCAGCCTCTACGAGATTGCTGACAATTCCATTATGTCGTTAAGGCAGCATCTCGCACATGCAAATACGAAGACCGCGGACTTCATCATTGAACCACCTGTAGGGAAAGCCGAATGGAAAGAGTTTGCTGATGCGAAAAAGGGAATCAAAGAGGGCGAAAAATATATGCGATCGAAGATACCCGCACTCATGAAGGCGCTCGAAAACTTTGATAGGAATGCATGTTAA
- a CDS encoding alpha-amylase family glycosyl hydrolase produces the protein MTWLGPNTVIYQIFIDRFAVPKPPLDPTHPEIDPGDKMARPDDTKPIFCGGTLRGIIEHFDHLKGLGISAIWLSPFYKGEAYHGYHPTDLYAVDPHFGTEEDLKELIALCHKNGIKIIADFVPNHVSDKHPYFLDAQRNFMSKYRDWFYFTNWPNSYLTFLSVKELPKLNLENLDTRAYIIEAAEKWMDMGFDGLRLDHIQGASDGFWKAFFGVMTTKYPDAAYIGEAWLDGTTLKHLKTINTPNKLLAWLRGTPYLMQHYLEFFPSVLDFEFISLARKYAEGKLRRDQFHEQAVLHAGSEYKWSTPTFLDNHDTDRFMFVVGNDVERYKDVARMQFELPLPVIIYQGAEFAMSQDKWKDTYHDNGDLVARRMIPWQKGSGLLYDFYRDLIHKKTNPQT, from the coding sequence ATGACATGGCTTGGACCCAATACCGTCATCTATCAAATCTTCATTGATCGTTTTGCAGTACCAAAACCTCCACTTGATCCTACGCATCCCGAGATAGATCCGGGTGACAAGATGGCTCGCCCTGATGACACGAAGCCGATTTTCTGTGGCGGCACATTGCGCGGCATCATTGAACACTTCGACCACCTCAAGGGTCTTGGCATCAGTGCGATCTGGCTCTCACCCTTCTACAAAGGAGAAGCATATCACGGATATCACCCCACTGATCTCTACGCAGTGGATCCACACTTCGGTACAGAGGAAGATCTCAAGGAACTCATTGCGCTCTGCCACAAGAATGGGATAAAAATTATTGCGGACTTCGTGCCGAATCATGTTTCGGACAAGCATCCCTACTTCCTTGATGCGCAACGAAACTTCATGAGTAAATATCGTGATTGGTTCTACTTCACGAACTGGCCAAATTCATATCTTACTTTTCTCAGTGTAAAAGAGCTCCCAAAGCTGAATCTCGAGAATCTCGACACCCGTGCCTATATCATCGAGGCAGCAGAGAAGTGGATGGATATGGGATTCGATGGCTTACGCCTTGACCACATCCAGGGGGCCTCAGATGGCTTCTGGAAGGCGTTCTTTGGAGTCATGACCACAAAGTACCCTGACGCAGCGTATATCGGTGAAGCTTGGCTCGATGGAACAACATTGAAGCACCTCAAAACGATCAATACTCCGAATAAGCTGCTCGCATGGCTTCGTGGCACGCCTTACCTCATGCAGCATTACCTCGAGTTCTTCCCAAGTGTGCTTGATTTCGAGTTCATCTCTCTTGCACGAAAATATGCTGAAGGTAAATTGAGACGAGATCAGTTCCACGAGCAAGCTGTCCTTCATGCGGGTAGCGAGTATAAGTGGAGCACTCCAACCTTCCTCGACAATCACGATACGGATCGCTTTATGTTCGTCGTTGGAAATGATGTCGAACGTTACAAGGATGTAGCACGCATGCAATTCGAACTTCCTCTTCCCGTCATCATCTACCAAGGGGCGGAATTCGCTATGAGTCAAGATAAATGGAAGGATACCTACCACGACAATGGCGATCTCGTTGCTCGGAGAATGATTCCATGGCAAAAAGGTAGCGGATTGTTGTATGACTTCTATCGAGACCTGATCCACAAGAAAACCAATCCACAAACATAA
- a CDS encoding pitrilysin family protein: MYDPYAEFTKHTLWNGLEVHHVFWDRPWVKLEAVVHAGSREDVHGKAGLAHFVEHLVSQNVPGHSCDSMIRFFDSCGGGAKLGSTGYYSTRYGFEVAANADSLQCALNMFGAMLTGATLSQHIERERSVIEREYNERYPYKEMLEWDLGTRAALYSGHRLGTWCRPLGRPEEFLAITESDLQAYYDKYYVPENMSLAVVGGVASLDLISALKRSPFAVSKDGVRNRIPHPFTPQAPSGERTKVVRVSEYTNLSVDQASYKAAWAFPADFPWHARKVFNTMLRAILFEEVRENLGCSYNFSPGTANFQDLYEYTISGKVSPDAIDSIDSLVQACIEKVPKQHDLFLRKFNALKQGCLMTDLSGQALVESAAEDLAADQRISSLQEFLDELNKVTFSQMAEVAEFLCEERKYTFITRP, from the coding sequence ATGTACGATCCTTATGCAGAATTCACAAAGCACACGCTTTGGAACGGCCTTGAGGTACACCATGTATTTTGGGACCGTCCCTGGGTGAAGCTGGAAGCTGTCGTGCATGCGGGAAGCCGCGAAGACGTTCATGGTAAGGCCGGGCTTGCTCACTTCGTTGAGCATCTTGTGTCGCAGAATGTTCCCGGTCACAGCTGTGATTCGATGATTCGTTTCTTCGATTCTTGCGGTGGTGGAGCCAAGTTGGGTTCAACGGGTTACTACTCAACACGTTATGGCTTTGAAGTGGCGGCAAATGCTGATTCTCTTCAGTGCGCATTGAACATGTTTGGTGCTATGCTCACCGGTGCGACACTCAGTCAGCACATTGAGCGCGAACGTAGTGTCATTGAGCGAGAATACAATGAGCGTTATCCCTACAAGGAAATGCTCGAATGGGACCTCGGTACTCGTGCGGCGCTGTATTCCGGGCACCGTCTCGGAACATGGTGCCGTCCGCTCGGTCGCCCTGAAGAATTTCTCGCCATTACGGAGAGTGATCTCCAGGCGTATTACGACAAGTATTACGTTCCCGAGAACATGAGCCTCGCAGTTGTAGGAGGAGTCGCCTCTCTTGATCTCATTTCTGCGCTCAAACGCAGTCCGTTTGCGGTGAGTAAGGATGGTGTGCGCAATCGCATTCCCCATCCGTTTACTCCGCAGGCGCCTTCGGGTGAGCGCACGAAGGTGGTAAGAGTTTCCGAGTACACGAATCTCAGTGTTGACCAGGCCAGCTACAAAGCTGCTTGGGCATTTCCTGCTGATTTTCCTTGGCATGCACGTAAGGTGTTTAATACAATGCTGAGGGCTATCCTCTTCGAAGAGGTTCGTGAGAATCTTGGTTGCTCCTACAACTTCTCGCCAGGTACAGCAAATTTTCAGGATCTCTACGAGTACACTATCTCCGGCAAAGTCAGCCCTGACGCAATCGATTCAATCGATTCGCTCGTGCAGGCCTGTATTGAAAAGGTGCCCAAGCAGCATGATCTCTTTTTGAGAAAGTTCAATGCACTTAAGCAGGGATGTTTAATGACTGACCTTTCCGGTCAAGCTCTCGTTGAATCCGCAGCGGAAGATCTTGCTGCTGATCAGCGTATCAGCTCCCTGCAAGAGTTTCTTGATGAGCTCAATAAGGTCACCTTTTCGCAAATGGCTGAGGTGGCAGAGTTCCTCTGCGAGGAGAGAAAGTACACGTTCATTACGAGGCCGTAA
- a CDS encoding MASE3 domain-containing protein, with product MQKIDQIFSRRDALLVIAVVFGLYIASTLNFLFFHSLAELFTIIIGCSVFIIAWSSREKITDNYMLVIGVSFLFIAILDLLHMLTYEGMTVFAGYPPDLSIQIWIMARFIQAVSLLLAAFSLYAPKKISVGMLFWSYAVVSVLAIGILFYWKIFPISYISGYGLTDFKIISEYVIIGIMALSIYVLYRKRDLFDRSVVFFRAIAIGVLILSEFAFTRYVSVFGFANTLGHLLKFAAYFLIYRAIVTIAIERPSEVVYRDLTRSEEQLTQSKIALERVIEKQSEEIKLSSLAVKQSSDGIAIVDLDGRALFVNDAAAEMLGYTVPELKGRVLHDLLDYKYLDGTPKPRSESPVFKTLENGAWMKNLDNTFWKKDGSPFPAEYRSMPVRDDKGKLFGAAVVFRGVAEEKAIKQRINELSELRARFLNIMSRMLSSPLTAINWNLEEILAGTFGKLTDTQQEFLTATYAEGRKITDRINDLLLSMDIEEKRLLIAREKISMSSLCAGVIAEKQSKAALKNITLDFEAGENLPGVMGDGEKIRTVIKVLVDNAITYSKNDHKVIARLTAAGTNVRFEVVDSGIGIPEIEQKRIFSRFFRATNASVMQPESFGIGLSVAKYIVEQHGGTIGFTSLEGSGSKFWFEIPGEK from the coding sequence ATGCAAAAGATAGATCAAATATTTTCTCGTCGCGATGCCTTACTTGTTATCGCGGTCGTATTCGGCCTGTATATTGCAAGTACGCTTAATTTTCTTTTCTTCCATAGCCTTGCGGAGCTATTCACTATTATCATTGGATGCTCAGTGTTCATTATCGCTTGGAGTTCAAGGGAGAAGATTACCGATAACTATATGCTTGTTATCGGAGTATCCTTTCTCTTTATCGCAATATTGGATTTACTCCATATGCTCACGTATGAGGGGATGACGGTATTTGCGGGGTATCCTCCTGACTTGAGTATACAGATATGGATAATGGCGCGCTTTATTCAGGCAGTATCTTTGTTGCTCGCCGCTTTCTCTTTGTACGCGCCGAAAAAGATCTCCGTCGGCATGCTATTTTGGTCATATGCTGTGGTATCTGTCCTAGCCATAGGAATTCTATTTTACTGGAAGATATTCCCGATTTCGTATATCAGTGGCTATGGGCTAACAGATTTCAAAATCATTAGCGAATATGTCATCATCGGGATAATGGCGTTATCGATATATGTGCTCTATCGAAAGAGGGATTTGTTTGATAGGAGTGTGGTCTTTTTCCGCGCAATTGCAATTGGGGTACTCATCCTGAGTGAGTTTGCATTTACCCGTTATGTTAGCGTATTTGGGTTTGCAAATACACTAGGTCATCTGCTTAAGTTTGCAGCATACTTTCTCATTTATCGCGCCATCGTTACAATTGCCATTGAGCGCCCCTCTGAGGTCGTTTATCGTGACCTTACGCGTAGTGAAGAGCAACTTACGCAGAGTAAGATTGCACTTGAAAGGGTAATTGAAAAACAGAGTGAAGAAATAAAGCTTTCTTCGCTCGCGGTAAAGCAAAGTTCCGATGGTATCGCAATTGTCGACCTTGATGGGAGGGCACTATTTGTGAATGATGCTGCAGCCGAGATGCTGGGGTATACAGTACCTGAACTGAAGGGGCGAGTGCTCCATGATTTGTTGGATTATAAGTATCTCGATGGTACTCCAAAGCCTCGCAGCGAGTCACCAGTATTCAAGACCCTGGAAAACGGTGCGTGGATGAAGAATCTTGATAATACATTCTGGAAAAAGGATGGCTCACCGTTTCCCGCAGAGTACCGTAGCATGCCGGTGCGTGATGATAAAGGCAAGTTGTTTGGCGCAGCCGTAGTCTTTCGTGGAGTTGCTGAGGAAAAAGCGATAAAACAGCGCATCAATGAGCTCAGTGAGCTTCGTGCGCGTTTCTTGAACATCATGTCTCGCATGCTGAGTTCACCACTTACTGCGATCAATTGGAACCTTGAGGAGATACTTGCAGGCACTTTTGGAAAACTCACTGATACGCAGCAAGAGTTTCTTACTGCAACCTATGCTGAAGGGCGAAAAATCACCGATCGAATAAATGATCTCTTGCTCTCTATGGATATTGAGGAGAAGCGACTGCTTATTGCGCGAGAGAAGATATCCATGAGTAGTCTCTGTGCAGGAGTAATTGCAGAGAAGCAAAGCAAGGCAGCACTGAAGAATATCACGCTCGATTTTGAAGCGGGTGAGAACCTTCCTGGAGTAATGGGTGATGGTGAGAAGATTCGTACGGTAATAAAAGTACTTGTTGATAATGCGATCACTTATTCAAAAAATGATCACAAGGTGATTGCACGTTTGACTGCAGCGGGCACGAATGTGCGTTTTGAGGTGGTAGACAGTGGTATTGGAATACCAGAAATCGAGCAGAAGCGCATATTCTCTCGATTCTTTAGGGCAACAAATGCATCAGTCATGCAGCCAGAATCATTTGGAATTGGACTATCTGTGGCAAAGTACATTGTTGAGCAGCATGGTGGAACGATTGGATTTACGAGCTTGGAGGGGAGTGGAAGTAAGTTCTGGTTTGAAATACCGGGGGAGAAATAA